In Bythopirellula goksoeyrii, a single window of DNA contains:
- a CDS encoding aminotransferase class I/II-fold pyridoxal phosphate-dependent enzyme, with product MRGYGGDCAVCCPKNTWRRLFHKIWTIQALFQYNLRGRLATEGWDTGRSESQIVPVILGSPERTMEISSKLRDRGIWAPSIRPPSVPAGESLLRLGFTAGHTGELVERLLETLKVIGRHPGPDMRDIPI from the coding sequence TTGCGTGGATATGGGGGAGATTGTGCCGTTTGTTGTCCAAAAAATACATGGAGACGACTATTCCATAAAATCTGGACAATACAGGCATTATTTCAATATAACCTGCGAGGGCGTCTCGCCACAGAGGGCTGGGACACAGGCCGCAGTGAGAGCCAGATTGTTCCCGTGATTCTCGGCTCGCCTGAACGGACGATGGAGATCTCCTCGAAACTCCGCGACCGCGGAATCTGGGCACCGAGCATTCGGCCACCCTCGGTACCGGCGGGAGAGTCGCTGCTGCGGCTTGGTTTTACTGCGGGGCATACCGGGGAGTTGGTTGAGCGGCTTCTGGAGACGTTAAAGGTGATTGGACGGCACCCTGGACCAGATATGAGGGATATACCGATTTGA
- a CDS encoding rhomboid family intramembrane serine protease, translating into MGLYDRDYAHEPQQGVQLRLPGSITNRIILITIGCYLLQLFLGMPFTEKFVLYPDWYSRPWNAYRLLTYGFLHDPNSLWHIGFNMFALWSFGNQVERVYGRERYTWLYLTAIVVAGLIWSLSEASMGRPAGIVMGASGGVVAVVILFALKFPHAKGMVFPIPIPIPMWVLAIGLVLMDLQGAMSRGGDIAFTAHLGGALYGWLFFMTEWTPATLFHRLFGGLPKMKGPSLRVHEPDEENASDLEVDRVLQKIQEQGRESLTWRERRILEKASRQYQNRRNL; encoded by the coding sequence ATGGGACTCTACGATCGCGACTATGCTCATGAACCTCAGCAGGGAGTGCAACTCCGATTGCCTGGTTCGATTACCAACCGAATTATCCTGATCACGATAGGCTGCTATCTCTTGCAGCTTTTCCTCGGTATGCCATTTACCGAGAAGTTTGTCTTGTATCCTGATTGGTACAGCAGGCCATGGAATGCATATCGGCTGCTTACCTATGGCTTCCTGCATGATCCTAATTCTCTCTGGCACATTGGGTTCAACATGTTTGCCCTGTGGAGCTTTGGCAACCAGGTGGAACGCGTCTATGGCAGGGAGCGATACACGTGGCTGTATCTGACAGCGATTGTGGTGGCTGGGCTAATTTGGTCGCTATCTGAGGCAAGCATGGGCCGACCTGCCGGAATCGTCATGGGTGCCTCGGGGGGTGTGGTCGCCGTTGTGATTCTGTTTGCACTGAAGTTCCCCCACGCCAAGGGAATGGTGTTCCCGATTCCCATTCCGATTCCCATGTGGGTATTGGCAATTGGACTGGTGCTGATGGATCTGCAAGGCGCCATGTCGCGCGGGGGCGATATCGCCTTCACTGCCCATTTAGGTGGAGCCCTCTATGGCTGGTTATTCTTCATGACTGAGTGGACCCCCGCTACGCTATTCCATCGACTTTTTGGTGGCCTGCCGAAGATGAAAGGTCCTTCGTTGCGAGTTCATGAGCCAGATGAAGAGAATGCCTCTGACCTCGAAGTCGATCGCGTGCTGCAAAAGATCCAAGAGCAAGGTCGTGAGAGTCTCACCTGGCGTGAGAGACGAATTTTGGAAAAGGCCAGTCGTCAGTATCAGAATCGCCGCAATTTGTAG
- a CDS encoding formylglycine-generating enzyme family protein: MVRQRKRLLWLLAALLPLPFAYGLRDVDNEPNPESVAAVTIVPLPRADGMVRLPESVFLMGTPRPGPVDQRPVHRVRLKSFWLDRTPVTNREFEAFVAATDYTTTAEQQGWSLLFDRNRARWNETEGVSWRHPTGADSSLVGKAEYPVVHVSWSDAVAYAAWAGKRLPTEAEFEFASRGGLSDTAYAWGRELTLSNRLQANYWQGKFPFTNLQLDGFYGVSPVESFSANSYGLFDMAGNAACWCADWYADDAYGSSRADTGDGPTTGTERVLRGGSWRSTSEKGNGLQVGDREHAAPTTTSDYIGFRCARDVKE; this comes from the coding sequence ATGGTTCGACAGCGAAAGAGATTGCTTTGGCTTCTAGCGGCCCTGCTGCCGCTTCCCTTTGCGTACGGTCTGCGCGATGTTGATAACGAACCGAATCCGGAGTCCGTTGCTGCTGTCACAATCGTTCCTCTTCCCCGTGCCGACGGCATGGTACGGTTGCCCGAAAGCGTCTTCCTGATGGGGACGCCACGCCCTGGCCCGGTTGACCAACGCCCCGTGCATCGAGTGCGGTTGAAATCATTCTGGCTCGACAGGACTCCTGTTACGAACCGGGAATTCGAGGCGTTTGTCGCAGCGACGGACTACACAACCACGGCCGAACAACAAGGTTGGTCGCTCTTGTTCGATCGCAATCGGGCTCGTTGGAATGAAACCGAAGGAGTAAGCTGGCGTCATCCGACGGGCGCCGATAGTTCGCTGGTAGGCAAAGCTGAATACCCCGTGGTGCATGTGAGCTGGTCTGATGCGGTGGCTTACGCCGCCTGGGCAGGCAAACGTCTTCCCACCGAGGCGGAATTTGAATTCGCATCCCGAGGGGGACTTAGCGACACGGCCTACGCATGGGGTCGGGAACTGACTTTGAGTAATCGGCTGCAAGCCAACTACTGGCAAGGCAAGTTTCCGTTTACCAACTTGCAGCTTGATGGTTTTTATGGAGTGTCGCCCGTAGAATCGTTCTCTGCAAACTCCTATGGCTTGTTCGACATGGCGGGCAATGCTGCCTGTTGGTGTGCTGATTGGTACGCAGACGATGCTTATGGAAGTAGCCGTGCGGATACCGGCGATGGTCCCACGACAGGCACCGAACGTGTGCTGCGTGGCGGGAGCTGGCGCTCCACGAGCGAGAAAGGAAACGGCTTGCAAGTTGGCGACCGCGAACATGCTGCTCCGACAACGACCAGCGACTACATCGGCTTTCGCTGTGCTCGGGATGTGAAGGAATAG
- a CDS encoding TIGR01777 family oxidoreductase, which yields MSESQTILITGASGLIGSALTKALEADGHKVLRAVRENVQNPQEEIHWSPVLEEIDQQKLEGIDSIVHLAGANIAGKRWTESYKKQILESRTKGTSLISEAIAKMQRKPRAFVCASAIGYYGDRGTTELDETSSPGGDFLAEVCLQWERASLPAQEAGIRTVNTRIGVVLSPNGGALKTMLLPFKMGVGGVIGDGKQSMSWIALDDVVGAMQFALAHDTLSGPVNLVSPEWVTNREFTKTLGKVLGRPTVLPMPAFAAKLAFGEMAEALLLSSTRVIPQRLVAEGFAFQYPQLKTALEHLLK from the coding sequence ATGTCTGAATCTCAAACGATCCTGATCACTGGTGCCTCAGGGCTCATCGGCTCTGCCTTGACCAAGGCACTCGAAGCCGATGGGCACAAAGTACTGCGCGCGGTTCGAGAGAATGTTCAGAATCCCCAGGAAGAAATCCATTGGTCCCCTGTCTTAGAAGAAATCGACCAGCAGAAACTCGAGGGGATTGACTCGATCGTGCATCTGGCCGGCGCGAACATCGCTGGCAAGCGGTGGACCGAGTCGTATAAAAAACAGATTCTTGAAAGTCGGACAAAGGGAACTAGCCTGATCAGTGAAGCGATTGCCAAGATGCAACGCAAACCTCGGGCGTTTGTGTGTGCCTCGGCGATCGGGTATTACGGTGACCGCGGCACGACAGAGCTTGATGAAACGAGTTCCCCCGGGGGTGACTTTCTCGCCGAAGTCTGTTTGCAGTGGGAACGCGCTTCTCTGCCGGCCCAGGAGGCTGGTATTCGCACCGTCAATACACGCATTGGTGTGGTACTTAGCCCCAACGGTGGGGCACTGAAAACAATGCTACTCCCTTTCAAGATGGGAGTCGGAGGGGTGATCGGCGATGGCAAGCAGTCGATGAGCTGGATTGCTCTTGACGATGTCGTGGGTGCGATGCAGTTTGCCTTGGCCCATGACACTCTTTCCGGCCCGGTGAATTTGGTCTCTCCCGAGTGGGTAACTAATCGCGAGTTTACCAAGACGCTCGGCAAGGTGTTGGGCCGGCCGACGGTTCTGCCGATGCCCGCCTTTGCTGCGAAGTTGGCCTTTGGCGAGATGGCCGAGGCGTTGCTGCTCTCCAGCACTCGCGTGATTCCGCAGCGATTGGTCGCGGAGGGGTTTGCCTTTCAGTATCCGCAATTGAAAACAGCGCTAGAACATCTCTTGAAATGA
- a CDS encoding tetratricopeptide repeat protein, which translates to MLRSASIASGAFSASRLFSAFAIFFAGAIILKVDKGGSGGAQWAYSQVVFDQINPTRLLNETLSPFDAVGEGLHAEEERSMRGGYSKKMFANGATRLAGLSFAGLLLAGTAFAEQDDVGYEQIAERPKAEKSILVAKGAIAEAEPTAAPAKTRKRRRLEPIANISQYEPDLAEPRKTGITETDLTPERISQPENDRHPLISDLAEEAEDIETELSIESTDEELSVEGLVGLEAVTFHGITPGVSLRSEVLADWGTPESGDTQGETLHYQFEGLRSVDATFEKDRVKSIAIILEKPLPTSEMIASLELEECRPVTVSDAKKSQFAHVYPERGVVLTVSSTAGMVVASDEETDTLEEQVSDVLLETINPAAFLLRAKETARANLSQSIADLEQVVMMDRNSAEARRRLADYYLSVGKAITAERYAAEAVDLEPDHHPNRLQWAKCLSQLARYDQAVDQAKQVLEGSGVKPMDKARALEEMAQLASLGSNDVAQKAIPLHTKAIEIADKLANSENTESRHAAQCLLIDAHLAIAMQIAQGNFQDKNRAVPQWLERASGLAEALIAEDSIYLPRRLQVAVSGLAAATNLDKPIDPKLWIEESEETVRLLEEAITDRLTCSQFDWQLGMAYLHAADIEHVRSQAASAKRFGELAEEKLSELSRQRDELPDTGYTMGRLYFQIGAVYAIHEDDHEAACKWYHQAADLLLNPVPVTTLAVPQQHGDALVSMGVSYWRTNERERAVELTLAGVDLIEQAVDAGLLGSTSLAIPYENLSAMYQALGKDEPAARYQLLARKLGSGEGLESSRR; encoded by the coding sequence ATGCTACGAAGCGCTAGCATTGCCAGCGGGGCTTTCTCTGCAAGCAGACTTTTTTCTGCATTCGCGATATTTTTTGCAGGCGCAATTATCCTCAAAGTCGATAAGGGAGGAAGCGGAGGTGCGCAATGGGCGTACTCGCAGGTGGTCTTTGACCAAATCAACCCTACGAGGTTGTTGAACGAAACACTCTCGCCATTCGACGCGGTTGGCGAAGGGTTACACGCTGAGGAGGAGCGTTCCATGCGAGGGGGCTATTCGAAAAAGATGTTTGCCAACGGAGCCACGCGACTAGCGGGGTTATCGTTCGCGGGGTTGCTATTGGCTGGTACTGCTTTCGCCGAGCAGGACGACGTAGGCTACGAACAAATAGCCGAACGACCCAAGGCCGAAAAGTCCATTCTCGTCGCCAAAGGCGCCATTGCCGAGGCAGAACCTACTGCTGCCCCTGCGAAGACTCGCAAGCGAAGGCGGCTCGAACCGATCGCGAATATTTCGCAGTATGAACCCGATTTGGCAGAACCTCGCAAAACGGGAATCACCGAAACCGATTTGACCCCCGAGAGGATTTCCCAACCCGAAAACGATAGGCACCCGCTGATATCTGATCTAGCGGAAGAAGCGGAAGACATTGAAACCGAGCTCTCTATTGAAAGCACGGACGAAGAACTTTCGGTTGAAGGCCTGGTCGGACTTGAGGCAGTCACTTTCCACGGTATTACTCCTGGAGTCTCACTTCGCAGCGAGGTCCTTGCCGATTGGGGAACTCCCGAATCTGGCGATACCCAGGGAGAAACACTCCACTATCAATTCGAAGGTCTGCGCTCGGTGGATGCTACTTTTGAAAAAGACCGAGTGAAATCTATCGCCATCATCCTCGAGAAACCTCTGCCGACGAGCGAGATGATAGCCAGCTTGGAATTGGAAGAGTGCCGACCGGTGACTGTGAGTGACGCCAAGAAGTCGCAATTTGCTCATGTCTATCCCGAACGGGGTGTCGTGCTGACGGTATCCAGCACCGCCGGCATGGTGGTCGCCTCGGATGAAGAGACCGACACTCTCGAAGAGCAAGTGAGCGATGTGCTGCTAGAGACCATCAACCCGGCAGCGTTTCTGCTGCGGGCCAAAGAGACCGCACGCGCGAACTTGTCCCAGAGCATTGCTGACTTGGAACAAGTGGTGATGATGGATCGCAATTCCGCCGAGGCAAGACGACGATTGGCGGATTACTACTTGTCCGTCGGCAAAGCCATCACCGCGGAGCGCTATGCCGCCGAAGCTGTTGACTTGGAGCCCGACCACCATCCCAACCGACTGCAATGGGCGAAGTGTTTGAGCCAGTTGGCGCGTTACGATCAGGCCGTGGATCAAGCTAAGCAGGTTCTCGAAGGGAGCGGTGTCAAACCGATGGATAAGGCGCGTGCCCTGGAAGAAATGGCACAGTTGGCTTCGCTTGGCTCGAATGATGTTGCCCAGAAGGCAATTCCCTTGCACACCAAGGCGATCGAAATTGCTGACAAACTGGCCAATAGCGAAAACACGGAGTCACGCCACGCAGCACAATGTTTGTTGATTGACGCCCATCTGGCAATTGCTATGCAGATTGCCCAAGGGAATTTCCAAGATAAGAACCGCGCCGTACCCCAGTGGCTCGAACGGGCATCTGGACTGGCTGAAGCCCTGATTGCTGAGGATTCTATTTATCTGCCACGACGACTCCAAGTCGCGGTGAGTGGCCTGGCGGCTGCAACAAATTTGGATAAACCGATCGATCCCAAATTGTGGATCGAAGAATCTGAAGAGACTGTGCGCCTGTTGGAAGAGGCGATCACGGATCGACTCACTTGTAGCCAATTCGATTGGCAATTGGGAATGGCTTATCTGCATGCTGCCGATATAGAACATGTCCGCAGCCAGGCGGCGTCGGCCAAGCGATTCGGTGAGCTGGCCGAAGAAAAACTCAGTGAGCTATCACGACAACGTGACGAATTGCCTGATACGGGTTACACCATGGGACGGCTGTACTTTCAGATCGGTGCCGTCTATGCGATTCATGAAGACGACCATGAGGCTGCCTGCAAATGGTATCATCAGGCTGCTGATTTGTTGCTCAACCCTGTGCCAGTAACGACATTGGCCGTGCCTCAACAACATGGTGATGCCTTGGTGAGCATGGGAGTTTCCTACTGGCGCACTAACGAGCGAGAGCGCGCCGTAGAACTGACGCTTGCTGGAGTCGATTTAATTGAGCAAGCAGTCGACGCCGGGTTACTCGGATCGACGTCGCTTGCCATTCCTTATGAGAATCTCTCGGCCATGTATCAGGCCTTGGGCAAAGATGAACCAGCCGCTCGTTATCAGCTGCTTGCCCGCAAACTCGGCAGCGGAGAGGGACTGGAGAGTTCGCGGAGGTGA
- the tpx gene encoding thiol peroxidase has product MSRSGAITFKGNPMTLAGDAVETGKPAPDFKLHFFKEGMQELTLADMKGKPTILSVVPSLDTPVCQTQTKKFNETLGELGDRVNAVTVSLDLPFAMNRFCGAENITNIQSASDYQDRTFGNNWGTLIEELKILCRATFVLDADGNVVYAEYVPEVTSEPNYDAAMEALQGQLQAA; this is encoded by the coding sequence ATGTCACGTTCCGGAGCAATTACGTTCAAAGGCAATCCTATGACTCTCGCAGGCGATGCCGTCGAGACGGGCAAGCCGGCCCCTGATTTCAAACTGCACTTCTTCAAGGAGGGCATGCAAGAACTCACGCTGGCCGACATGAAGGGCAAGCCCACGATTCTTAGCGTGGTTCCTTCGCTCGACACGCCTGTCTGCCAGACGCAAACCAAGAAGTTTAACGAAACCCTTGGAGAACTTGGCGACCGCGTGAATGCCGTCACGGTGAGTCTCGATCTGCCGTTTGCGATGAATCGCTTTTGTGGTGCCGAAAACATCACCAACATCCAATCGGCCAGTGACTACCAAGATCGCACTTTTGGCAACAACTGGGGCACTCTGATCGAGGAACTCAAGATTCTCTGCCGGGCAACCTTTGTGCTCGATGCCGATGGCAACGTGGTTTACGCCGAGTACGTGCCTGAAGTAACCAGCGAACCCAATTACGATGCAGCAATGGAAGCCCTGCAAGGCCAACTGCAAGCTGCTTAA